The following proteins come from a genomic window of Gottfriedia acidiceleris:
- a CDS encoding zinc ribbon domain-containing protein YjdM → MENLPNCPKCNSAYTYEDGNLLICPECGYEWSMEAEHKYDETKVVKDANGNILNDGDSVTVIKDLKVKGTSLVVKIGTKVKSIRLVEGDHDIDCKIEGFGAMKLKSEFVKKA, encoded by the coding sequence ATGGAAAATCTACCTAATTGCCCTAAGTGTAATTCAGCATATACATATGAAGATGGAAATCTTTTAATATGTCCGGAATGTGGATATGAATGGTCAATGGAAGCAGAACATAAGTATGACGAAACAAAAGTAGTAAAAGATGCTAACGGAAATATTTTAAATGACGGTGATTCAGTTACAGTAATAAAAGATTTAAAAGTAAAAGGCACGTCACTTGTCGTGAAAATTGGTACAAAAGTGAAAAGTATTCGCTTAGTTGAAGGTGATCACGATATCGATTGTAAAATTGAAGGTTTTGGTGCCATGAAGTTGAAGTCTGAGTTTGTTAAAAAAGCGTAG